One Manihot esculenta cultivar AM560-2 chromosome 6, M.esculenta_v8, whole genome shotgun sequence DNA segment encodes these proteins:
- the LOC110616657 gene encoding beta-glucuronosyltransferase GlcAT14B, with translation METSITATKLQKKHKWFLLLVFSLLFSTLLILITITSSSTSTQLLFLRQRGNADHFRPQYPHFVEFKLPKPVVSTRKIPRLAYLISGSAGDGVSIKRTLKALYHPRNQYAVHLDLEAAADERLDLARWVRSEKLFNEVGNVRVVVRSNLVTYRGPTMVSNTLHAAAILMREGGDWDWFINLSASDYPLLTQDDLLHTLSTIPRNLNFIEHTSDIGWKEYQRAKPVIIDPGLYSLRKSDVYWVSEKRSVPTAFKLFTGSAWMMLSRPFVEYCLWGWDNLPRIVLMYYANFLSSPEGYFHTVICNADEFKNTTVNHDLHFISWDNPPRQHPHFLTVDDYQRMVDSNAPFARKFGKNDPILDKIDSNILGRSADGFVPGGWFRNEGDVNMTIPDPVRINTTELDPGPGAQRLKRLINNLLSAEDFHSKHCI, from the exons ATGGAAACCAGCATCACCGCCACTAAGTTGCAGAAGAAGCACAAATGGTTCCTTCTCTTAGTTTTTTCGCTCTTGTTCTCTACTCTTTTGATTCTCATCACCATAACTTCTTCATCCACTTCTACCCAGTTGCTCTTTCTCCGTCAGCGTGGGAACGCTGATCATTTCCGCCCTCAGTATCCGCATTTTGTGGAATTCAAGTTGCCTAAACCTGTGGTTTCAACAAGAAAAATACCTCGTCTTGCGTATTTGATATCTGGATCTGCAGGGGATGGAGTTAGCATCAAGAGAACATTGAAAGCGTTGTATCATCCGAGGAATCAGTACGCAGTGCATTTGGACTTGGAGGCGGCGGCGGATGAGAGGTTGGACCTGGCGAGATGGGTGAGAAGCGAGAAGCTTTTTAATGAGGTGGGGAATGTGAGGGTAGTTGTGAGGTCTAATTTGGTAACTTATAGAGGGCCTACTATGGTCAGTAATACTCTTCATGCTGCGGCCATTTTGATGAGAGAAGGTGGGGATTGGGATTGGTTTATCAATTTGAGTGCTTCAGATTATCCCTTGCTTACTCAAGATG ATCTGCTTCACACGTTGTCTACAATTCCAAGAAACCTTAATTTTATTGAGCACACCAGTGACATTGGTTGGAAGGA GTATCAGAGAGCCAAGCCTGTCATAATTGATCCAGGCTTGTACAGCCTGCGAAAGTCAGATGTTTATTGGGTTTCAGAGAAAAGGAGTGTGCCAACTGCGTTTAAGCTGTTTACAG GTTCTGCTTGGATGATGCTTTCTCGCCCTTTCGTGGAATATTGCCTCTGGGGTTGGGACAATCTCCCAAGAATAGTCCTCATGTATTATGCAAACTTCCTATCTTCTCCTGAGGGATATTTCCACACAGTAATATGCAATGCTGATGAGTTCAAGAACACTACAGTTAACCATGACCTTCACTTCATATCTTGGGACAATCCTCCCAGGCAACACCCACATTTCCTCACTGTTGATGACTACCAAAGGATGGTTGACAGCAATGCTCCATTTGCAAGAAAATTTGGCAAGAACGATCCGATTCTTGACAAAATTGATTCCAATATTCTGGGTCGCTCAGCTGATGGTTTTGTTCCAGGTGGATGGTTCAGAAATGAAGGAGATGTAAACATGACCATCCCAGATCCTGTTAGAATAAATACCACTGAACTTGATCCTGGTCCTGGTGCTCAAAGGCTCAAGCGGCTGATCAACAATCTGTTGTCGGCAGAAGATTTTCACTCGAAACATTGCATCTGA
- the LOC110616913 gene encoding pentatricopeptide repeat-containing protein At4g32430, mitochondrial produces the protein MTAYQRYCRALHSVVNQRSSLLKNLHTYDYARQLLDKNPQPSAVFIHRSMLDCIRKNIPFQAVEIFKKRLQLGFLNSIDEVTIALALKASGGDPLLGSQIHGFAITSGFDSHITVPNALMNMYCKSGQFSEALRIFENLTCPDIVSWNTVLSGFQRSEDALNFAWEMNSSGVLFDAVTYTTVLAFCSRDEEFLFGLQLHSAIMKVGLDSEIFVGNALVTMYSRWGRLLVARRVFEEMPTKDLVSWNAIISGYTQEGIYGLEAIWIFIQMVRRGIQLDHVSFTSAVSACGHEKHLELGRQIHGLSIKRGYGKHVSVGNVLISTYSKCEVIEDAKLVFKNMAECNVVSWTTMISIDEENAVSLFNEMRSDMVYPNDVTFVGLIHALTIGNLEESGKTVHGVCIKSGFLSESSVCNSFITMYAKFGSMQDSIKIFEELNYRETISWNALISGYTQNGSSLEAILTFLSALVESKPNEYTFGSILSAIGAAEDVSLKHGQRCHSQIIKLGFNINAIVSSALLDMYAKRGSICESQRVFAEAPQKTHLAWTAIISAYARHGDYESVMNWFEKMEREGVKPDSITFLSVIAACGRKGMVDMGRHLFDSMLKKYQIEPSSEHYSCMVDMLGRAGRLHEAEELVSRIPGQPGLSVLQSLLGACTIHGNVEMGERVADALIAMDPTESGSYVLMSNLYAEKGKWEEVAKVRKGMREKGVKKEVGFSWVDVGDIDASLTLHAFSSGDKSHPQSKEIYRMAECLGSEMKFLREREQLHYNLMKDTNFRAPHDGPIILHL, from the coding sequence ATGACTGCGTACCAACGATATTGCAGAGCACTTCACAGTGTCGTTAACCAACGGTCTTCTTTGTTGAAAAACCTCCATACATATGATTATGCACGCCAACTGCTCGACAAAAATCCTCAGCCGAGTGCTGTCTTCATTCACAGGTCCATGCTCGACTGTATACGCAAAAACATCCCATTTCAAGCGGTTGAAATTTTCAAGAAGCGTCTTCAATTGGGTTTTCTAAACAGCATTGATGAAGTTACTATCGCCCTGGCCCTCAAAGCTTCCGGCGGAGACCCATTACTTGGGTCTCAAATTCATGGTTTTGCTATTACTTCTGGATTTGATTCGCATATTACAGTTCCTAATGCGCTAATGAATATGTACTGCAAGTCTGGACAGTTTAGTGAAGCATTGcgtatttttgaaaatttaaccTGTCCTGATATTGTTTCTTGGAATACGGTCCTTTCGGGGTTTCAACGGAGTGAAGATGCTTTGAATTTTGCTTGGGAAATGAATTCTAGTGGCGTCCTTTTTGATGCTGTGACTTATACTACTGTCCTTGCATTTTGTTCTAGGGATGAAGAATTTCTCTTTGGATTGCAATTGCATTCAGCTATAATGAAAGTTGGATTAGACTCTGAAATTTTTGTTGGGAATGCGCTGGTAACTATGTATTCAAGATGGGGACGTTTACTGGTGGCTAGAAGAGTGTTTGAGGAAATGCCAACTAAGGATTtggtttcatggaatgcaatAATATCTGGTTATACCCAGGAAGGAATTTATGGATTAGAAGCAATTTGGATTTTTATCCAGATGGTTAGAAGAGGAATACAACTTGATCATGTCTCATTTACCAGTGCAGTTTCAGCTTGTGGGCATGAGAAACACTTGGAGCTTGGGAGACAAATACATGGTTTGAGTATAAAAAGGGGATATGGGAAACATGTCTCGGTTGGTAATGTTCTCATATCAACATACTCGAAGTGTGAGGTCATTGAAGATGCTAAATTGGTGTTCAAAAATATGGCTGAGTGCAATGTAGTCTCATGGACTACAATGATATCGATTGATGAAGAAAATGCTGTGTCTCTCTTTAATGAGATGAGATCAGATATGGTTTATCCCAATGATGTTACATTTGTTGGTTTAATCCATGCTTTAACGATTGGGAATTTGGAGGAATCAGGGAAGACGGTTCATGGGGTCTGTATAAAGAGTGGTTTTTTATCAGAATCAAGTGTTTGTAATAGTTTCATCACCATGTATGCTAAGTTTGGATCCATGCAAGATTCTATAAAGATTTTTGAAGAGCTCAACTACAGAGAGACCATATCATGGAATGCTTTAATATCTGGGTACACACAAAATGGATCGTCTCTAGAAGCTATTCTCACCTTCCTCTCAGCGCTAGTAGAATCAAAGCCCAATGAATACACATTTGGGAGCATCTTGAGTGCAATTGGTGCTGCTGAGGATGTATCTTTAAAACACGGCCAAAGATGCCACTCTCAGATAATAAAACTTGGATTCAACATTAACGCAATTGTTTCTAGTGCACTCCTTGACATGTATGCAAAGCGTGGGAGCATTTGCGAGTCTCAAAGAGTTTTTGCTGAGGCACCTCAAAAAACCCATTTGGCCTGGACAGCAATTATCTCTGCGTATGCAAGGCATGGTGACTATGAATCTGTCATGAATTGGTTTGAGAAGATGGAAAGGGAAGGGGTGAAACCTGACTCAATTACATTCCTTTCTGTAATTGCAGCCTGTGGAAGAAAGGGAATGGTTGACATGGGTCGACATCTCTTTGACtcaatgttaaaaaaatatcagaTTGAACCATCCTCGGAGCATTATTCTTGTATGGTGGATATGTTGGGTCGTGCAGGGCGATTGCACGAGGCAGAGGAGCTGGTTAGTCGCATTCCAGGACAGCCAGGATTGTCTGTGTTGCAGAGTTTGTTAGGGGCTTGTACCATACATGGAAATGTAGAGATGGGAGAGAGAGTAGCTGATGCTTTGATTGCAATGGATCCCACCGAGTCAGGCTCCTATGTGTTGATGTCCAATTTGTATGCTGAGAAGGGAAAATGGGAAGAGGTAGCAAAGGTAAGAAAAGGGATGAGAGAGAAAGGAGTGAAGAAGGAAGTAGGATTTAGTTGGGTGGATGTTGGTGATATTGATGCATCATTAACTTTGCATGCATTTTCATCAGGGGACAAGTCCCACCCACAATCGAAGGAGATATACAGGATGGCAGAATGCCTGGGATCAGAAATGAagtttttgagagagagagaacaatTGCATTACAACCTCATGAAAGATACAAACTTTAGAGCCCCTCATGATGGGCCTATAATTTTGCACTTGTAG
- the LOC110616824 gene encoding NHP2-like protein 1 → MTGEAVNPKAYPLADAQLTITILDLVQQAANYKQLKKGANEATKTLNRGISEFIVMAADTEPLEILLHLPLLAEDKNVPYVFVPSKQALGRACGVTRPVIACSVTSNEGSQLKTQIQQLKDAIEKLLI, encoded by the exons ATG ACAGGGGAGGCTGTGAACCCAAAAGCATACCCTCTTGCGGATGCTCAGCTCACCATTACAATTCTCGATCTTGTTCAACAAGCAGCCAACTACAAGCAACTCAAAAAAGGAGCGAATGAAG CTACGAAGACGCTTAATAGAGGTATCTCTGAGTTCATAGTGATGGCTGCCGATACTGAGCCCCTTGAGattcttctccatcttcccttGCTTGCAGAAGATAAG AATGTGCCTTACGTATTTGTCCCATCAAAGCAAGCACTTGGCCGAGCATGTGGTGTCACAAGACCTGTTATTGCTTGTTCTGTGACATCAAACGAAGGAAGCCAATTGAAGACCCAAATACAACAACTCAAA GATGCCATTGAAAAGCTCTTGATATGA
- the LOC110616895 gene encoding signal peptidase complex catalytic subunit SEC11A: protein MVSLTTCATSTARHGTKKEANVSMTRRFESQLYRHVFSLDAVSVYTFQLLRVAEMALIRQALSLGIIVTSALMIWKALMCITCSESPVVVVLTGSMEPGFKRGDILFLHMSKDPIRTGDIVVFNVEGRDIPIVHRVIEVHERRDSRDVDILTKGDSNDVDDRFLYKYGQNWLNPQHITGRAIGFLPYVGWVTIIMTEKPLIKYILISALGLLVITSKD, encoded by the exons ATGGTCTCGTTGACTACTTGCGCAACAAGCACAGCACGGCACGGCACAAAAAAAGAAGCTAATGTAAGCATGACCCGCAGATTTGAATCCCAACTCTACAGGCACGTTTTCTCTCTTGACGCAGTTTCAGTCTACACCTTTCAGCTCCTCAGGGTTGCAGAAATGGCGTTGATAAGACAAGCTCTCTCTCTTG GCATAATTGTGACTTCAGCTCTAATGATATGGAAGGCATTGATGTGCATAACTTGCAGTGAGTCGCCTGTTGTAGTTGTGCTCACTGGAAGCATGGAGCCTGGTTTCAAACGA GGTGACATATTGTTCTTGCATATGAGCAAGGATCCTATTCGGACTGGGGATATTGTTGTATTTAATGTCGAA GGACGTGATATTCCAATTGTCCATCGAGTAATTGAG GTCCATGAAAGACGAGATAGCAGAGATGTTGATATCCTCACAAAAG GAGACAGCAATGATGTGGATGATAGATTTCTATATAAATACGGTCAGAATTGGTTGAATCCCCAACATATCACTGGAAGAGCCATTGG GTTCTTGCCTTACGTGGGCTGGGTGACCATTATCATGACTGAGAAGCCTCTTATCAAG TACATACTTATAAGCGCCTTAGGTTTGCTGGTGATTACCTCAAAAGATTAA
- the LOC110618126 gene encoding chaperone protein dnaJ 49: protein MDGNKDDAFKCLKIGKEALESGDRTRALKFINKARRLDPTLPVDDLLSSIDKDSSSDQTAASTDAPASTTTHESKVRQRVPSTGSPSSASATASSSSTTYTEEQITIVREIKKKKDYYDILGLEKACSVEDIRKAYRKLSLKVHPDKNKAPGAEEAFKAVSKAFQCLSNEESRKKYDLTGSDEPVYERRAPRRHGGYNGYYDDFDPDEIFRQFFFGGMPPATTQFRSFNFGGGMGPRTVDNASGFNMRALIQLLPILVILLLNFMPSSEPIYSLSRSYPYEYKFTTQKGVNFYVKSTKFEQDYPPGSGERATLEGKVERDYVSVLAQNCRFELQRQQWGFVRETPHCEMLQQFQSGASAA, encoded by the coding sequence ATGGATGGGAACAAAGATGATGCGTTCAAATGCTTGAAAATCGGTAAGGAGGCACTGGAATCTGGTGATAGAACTCGTGCTTTAAAGTTCATCAACAAAGCTCGCCGCCTAGATCCTACTCTTCCCGTCGACGATCTCTTATCATCAATAGATAAGGATTCTTCTTCCGATCAAACGGCTGCGAGTACTGATGCACCCGCCAGCACCACAACTCATGAGTCTAAAGTTCGCCAGAGGGTTCCCTCAACTGGGTCGCCTTCTTCTGCCTCTGCTACTGCCTCATCATCCTCAACCACGTATACGGAGGAGCAAATCACGATCGTGAGagaaataaagaagaagaaagattaTTATGACATTCTGGGATTGGAGAAGGCTTGCTCTGTTGAGGATATTCGAAAAGCGTATCGGAAGTTATCGCTTAAAGTCCATCCTGATAAGAACAAGGCGCCTGGAGCTGAAGAAGCTTTTAAAGCTGTCTCCAAAGCTTTCCAGTGTCTTAGCAATGAAGAGAGCCGGAAGAAGTACGATCTGACCGGGAGTGACGAACCTGTTTATGAGAGACGCGCACCAAGGCGTCATGGAGGATACAATGGATATTATGATGATTTTGATCCTGACGAGATTTTCAGGCAATTCTTCTTCGGAGGAATGCCGCCTGCCACTACCCAATTCAGAAGTTTCAATTTTGGGGGAGGCATGGGTCCGAGAACAGTTGATAATGCATCTGGATTTAATATGCGTGCGTTGATTCAGTTGCTGCCTATTCTCGTCATCTTGCTTTTGAACTTTATGCCGTCATCAGAGCCAATTTACTCGCTCTCCAGGTCATATCCTTATGAGTACAAGTTCACTACTCAGAAAGGGGTTAATTTTTATGTGAAGAGTACCAAATTTGAGCAGGATTATCCACCGGGCAGCGGGGAAAGGGCAACACTGGAAGGGAAAGTGGAGAGGGATTATGTGTCCGTTCTTGCACAGAATTGCAGGTTTGAGTTACAGAGGCAGCAGTGGGGTTTTGTACGGGAGACTCCTCATTGTGAAATGTTGCAGCAGTTTCAGTCCGGGGCCTCAGCAGCCTGA